A genomic segment from Malus domestica chromosome 05, GDT2T_hap1 encodes:
- the LOC103436053 gene encoding ubiquitin-like-conjugating enzyme ATG10 isoform X2 produces the protein MEVLGWDGALSSRDFHVAARAFANNWKEFNSAFPPWTWVPSPKQPPHLSRLHQQQQQHGYLSLEKICLLGSIKEDANEENHAWDEDEPESVDNATLVDTSNLQVCYYDFHIVYSDSYRVPVLYFRGYYIDGQPLTLEEIEKDLPARSSKVLLESKWTFITQEEHPYLNRPWYKLHPCGTSEWMKLLFLGDNSQAKNGVAVEQYLVSWLSVVGQVGLVFSGAYKCKGNTHYSGNFQRMKHCPSQIFASIH, from the exons ATGGAGGTTTTGGGATGGGATGGAGCCCTCTCGTCACGTGACTTCCACGTCGCGGCACGTGCTTTTGCCAACAACTGGAAAGAATTTAACTCCGCCTTTCCTCCATGGACGTGGGTTCCCTCTCCCAAACAGCCTCCTCATCTCTCCCGCCTgcaccagcagcagcagcagcatggCTACTTGTCGTTGGAGAAGATTTGCCTTCTTGGATCGATCAAG GAAGATGCTAATGAAGAGAATCACGCTTGGGACGAAGATGAGCCCGAGTCTGTTGACAATGCCACGCTG GTTGACACCAGCAATCTTCAAGTATGCTACTACGATTTTCATATAGTATACAGTGATTCATATCGAGTTCCCGTGCTGTATTTTCGCGGTTACTACATCG ATGGACAGCCTTTGACACTGGAAGAAATAGAAAAGGACCTACCTGCTCGCTCATCAAAGGTTTTACTGGAATCAAAATGGACATTTATAACTCAGGAG GAGCATCCTTACTTGAACAGACCGTGGTACAAGCTGCATCCATGTGGAACCAGTGAGTGGATGAAGCTGCTTTTCCTTGGTGATAATTCTCAGGCTAAAAATGGAGTGGCAGTTGAACAATATTTGGTGTCTTGGCTCTCAGTTGTAGGTCAAGTG GGATTAGTATTTAGTGGTGCatacaaatgcaaaggaaataCTCATTATTCTGGAAACTTCCAAAG
- the LOC103436053 gene encoding ubiquitin-like-conjugating enzyme ATG10 (The RefSeq protein has 6 substitutions, 1 non-frameshifting indel compared to this genomic sequence): MEVLGWDGALSSRDFHVAARAFANNWKEFNSAFPPWTWVPSPKQPPHLSRLQQQQHGYLSLEKICLLRSIKEDANEENHAWDEEEPESVDKATLVDTSNLQVCYYDFHIVHSDSYRVPVLYFRCYYIDGQPLALEEIEKDLPARSSKVLLESKWTFITQEEHPYLNRPWYKLHPCGTSEWMKLLFLGDNSQAKNGVAVEQYLVSWLSVVGQVVGIRVPFEMLNHHKTSN, from the exons ATGGAGGTTTTGGGATGGGATGGAGCCCTCTCGTCACGTGACTTCCACGTCGCGGCACGTGCTTTTGCCAACAACTGGAAAGAATTTAACTCCGCCTTTCCTCCATGGACGTGGGTTCCCTCTCCCAAACAGCCTCCTCATCTCTCCCGCCTgcaccagcagcagcagcagcatggCTACTTGTCGTTGGAGAAGATTTGCCTTCTTGGATCGATCAAG GAAGATGCTAATGAAGAGAATCACGCTTGGGACGAAGATGAGCCCGAGTCTGTTGACAATGCCACGCTG GTTGACACCAGCAATCTTCAAGTATGCTACTACGATTTTCATATAGTATACAGTGATTCATATCGAGTTCCCGTGCTGTATTTTCGCGGTTACTACATCG ATGGACAGCCTTTGACACTGGAAGAAATAGAAAAGGACCTACCTGCTCGCTCATCAAAGGTTTTACTGGAATCAAAATGGACATTTATAACTCAGGAG GAGCATCCTTACTTGAACAGACCGTGGTACAAGCTGCATCCATGTGGAACCAGTGAGTGGATGAAGCTGCTTTTCCTTGGTGATAATTCTCAGGCTAAAAATGGAGTGGCAGTTGAACAATATTTGGTGTCTTGGCTCTCAGTTGTAGGTCAAGTGGTTGGTATTAGAGTCCCTTTTGAAATGTTGAATCATCATAAAACTAGTAATTGA